Proteins found in one Crassostrea angulata isolate pt1a10 chromosome 3, ASM2561291v2, whole genome shotgun sequence genomic segment:
- the LOC128178287 gene encoding spidroin-1-like: MFRLISLACIIACVAADGYSTGYDTYSKHGHHSHYGYGDDSYGYLGNTGLGGINFGLGGINSGLGGINFGLRGINRGIQFGGGAAAATAAAAGNAAAASAAAAGRNAAAVAAAVAGQNAAAATAAAAGNAAAATAAATASNIGHYGIYNPGFSYYGPGFNYYGPGSSYYGPGSNYYGIGPYSTYGNVPYYNNNYYYGNFGLGGGSAAASASAASGFGGSAAATAAAAGGSIGGINIGAPGFGIGGVGRPIFGGSVPIIPRRRSKVY, translated from the exons ATGTTCCGACTTATCTCCCTTGCCTGCATTATCGCCTGTGTGGCAGCTGACGGTTATAGTACCGGCTATGATACCTATTCTAAACATGGTCACCATAGTCACTATGGGTATGGCGATGATAGCTATGGATATTTAGGAAACACTGGACTCGGAGGAATCAACTTTGGACTCGGAGGTATCAACAGTGGACTCGGAGGTATCAACTTTGGACTCAGAGGTATCAACAGAGGAATCCAGTTTGGTGGAGGAGCAGCCGCCGCTACCGCCGCCGCCGCCGGAAATGCTGCCGCCGCCTCAGCTGCCGCCGCTGGACGTAATGCTGCCGCTGTTGCTGCTGCTGTCGCTGGTCAAAATGCCGCTGCTGCAACAGCCGCCGCCGCCGGTAACGCTGCCGCTGCCACAGCAGCCGCTACGGCTTCAAATATCGGACATTATGGTATCTATAACCCAGGATTCAGTTACTATGGGCCAGGATTCAATTACTATGGGCCAGGATCCAGTTACTATGGACCAGGATCTAATTACTACGGAATCGGCCCCTACAGCACTTACGGCAACGTCCCGTACTACAACAACAACTACTATTATGGCAACTTTGGACTCGGAGGAGGCTCCGCCGCCGCATCTGCTTCCGCCGCCAGTGGTTTTGGAGGATCCGCTGCCGCTACCGCTGCCGCCGCTGGAGGTTCTATCGGTGGAATAAATATTGGTGCACCTGGTTTTGGAATCGGCGGTGTGGGCAGACCTATCTTTGGTGGATCTGTACCTATCATCCCAAGGAGAAGGTCTAAG gtTTACTAG